In the Juglans microcarpa x Juglans regia isolate MS1-56 chromosome 6D, Jm3101_v1.0, whole genome shotgun sequence genome, one interval contains:
- the LOC121234492 gene encoding pentatricopeptide repeat-containing protein At5g55840, translating to MGFSSFTRERCIRSSRGQNKALQSTESCGSEMEKSIYAILTVDRWESLNHMEYRLASLRPVHGQLALKFLNWVTKQPGLEPKHLTHILCVTTHVLVRARMYGAAKSILRHLTQTGIGPNSVFGAFMNTYPLCKASPAVFDLLIRVYVGEGMVGDAVETFNLMGFRGFQPSVFTCNMILASMVKDRRVGSAWSLFKEMLGREVCPNVATFNILINALCVEGKLKKAGYLLTKMEESGCFPTIVTYNTLLNWYCKKGIYKAAFELIDHMGSKGIKADVCTYNMFIDDLCRNNRSAKGYLLLRKMRKRMVYPNEVTYNTLINGFVKEGKIGVATRLLDEMSLLDLSPNCITYNTLVDGHCSKGNFEEAFRLLDLMEAGGLQPNDVSYGTLLNGLCKQAKFHLARSVLERIRTKGLKVGCIAYTAVIDGLCKNGLLDEAVRLFYEMFTDCVNPDVITFSVLINGFCTVGKLRSAKEIICKMYKAGLVPNSIIYSTLVYNFCKMGNITEALKIYTAMNRNGHDVDHFTCNMLVASLCGAGKLVEAENFMHHMSRVGLGPNSVTFDCIIDGYGSLGDGLKAFSMFDEMIKVGHHPSPFTYGSLLKGLCKGGNLGEAKNFLNKLHFIPSAVDTVLYNTILAEICKLGNLQEAVVLLDDMVQNSVMPDSYTYTILLSGLCRKGKLVAAILLLEKVMEKGTLCPNLALYTCLVDGLFKGGQSKAALYLYEEMENKGLNPDTIALNAVLDGYSRMGKLVQANDVFSNMISRSLCPNLATYNILLHGYSKKQILIACSRLYGLMIRTGFLPDKLTCHSLILGLSESGMLDIGIKMLKKMTMEGVRADQCTFNMLITKCCETGDMQKAFDLVNIMNYLGVLSDVDTQNAILNGLVRASSFHESHIFLHDMLEKGFTPNCVQYITLINGMCRVGDVQGALKLKDEMEALGICSRDVAESAMVRGLARCGKIEEAMLLFNFMLRRQLVPTTATFTSLMHVFCKVAKLTEALKLRGIMEHCGMKLDVAAYNVLVSGHCTNGDVVAAFELYEEMKQRGLWPNTTTYTVLIDAISAENNNTVKGEILLKDLQERGWISCVWGGSTQQLNEGLKIAKEKISLLMKNKRKRKEAKSK from the exons ATGGGTTTCTCTAGTTTTACCAGAGAAAGGTGTATACGCTCTTCTCGCGGCCAAAATAAAGCTCTTCAGAGCACAGAATCCTGcg GTTCAGAAATGGAGAAGAGCATTTATGCAATTCTTACCGTAGACCGTTGGGAGTCATTGAATCACATGGAATATAGGTTGGCTTCACTTAGACCAGTGCATGGGCAGCTGGCCTTGAAATTCCTCAACTGGGTTACCAAACAACCTGGTTTGGAACCCAAACATCTTACCCATATACTATGCGTCACAACCCACGTACTTGTTAGAGCTAGAATGTATGGCGCTGCCAAATCAATTTTGAGGCACTTAACCCAAACGGGTATTGGGCCAAATTCGGTTTTTGGTGCTTTCATGAACACATACCCTCTTTGCAAGGCAAGTCCTGCTGTTTTTGATCTTCTAATTAGGGTTTATGTTGGAGAAGGGATGGTTGGCGATGCTGTAGAGACTTTCAATTTGATGGGCTTTCGGGGATTTCAGCCGTCAGTGTTTACTTGTAATATGATTCTTGCCTCAATGGTGAAAGATCGGAGAGTTGGCTCAGCGTGGTCTCTTTTCAAGGAAATGCTTGGAAGGGAGGTTTGTCCCAATGTTGCTACTTTTAACATATTGATAAATGCATTATGTGTAGAAGGGAAGCTTAAAAAAGCAGGTTATCTGCTTACAAAGATGGAAGAGAGTGGTTGCTTTCCAACTATAGTTACTTATAATACATTGCTCAATTGGTATTGTAAGAAGGGGATATACAAAGCTGCATTTGAACTGATTGATCATATGGGATCTAAGGGCATCAAAGCTGATGTTTGtacatataatatgtttattgatgatttgtGCAGAAACAACAGAAGTGCAAAAGGTTATTTGCTGCTAAGAAAGATGAGGAAAAGGATGGTATATCCAAATGAAGTGACTTACAATACTCTGATTAATGGGTTTGTTAAGGAGGGAAAGATTGGAGTTGCTACACGGCTTTTGGATGAGATGTCATTGCTTGATCTTTCACCGAATTGCATTACTTACAATACTTTGGTCGATGGGCACTGTAGCAAGGGTAATTTTGAAGAAGCATTTAGACTTTTGGATTTGATGGAAGCTGGGGGTTTGCAACCTAATGATGTCAGTTATGGGACACTATTAAATGGGCTGTGCAAGCAGGCAAAGTTTCACTTAGCAAGAAGTGTTCTAGAGAGAATAAGGACAAAGGGGTTAAAAGTGGGTTGTATTGCATACACAGCAGTGATTGATGGGTTATGCAAAAATGGGTTGCTTGATGAAGCTGTCCGGTTGTTCTATGAGATGTTCACAGATTGTGTCAATCCTGATGTTATCACATTTTCAGTGCTTATAAACGGATTTTGCACAGTGGGGAAGTTAAGAAGCGCAAAGGAGATAATATGTAAAATGTATAAAGCCGGACTAGTACCAAACAGTATCATATACTCtacattagtttataatttctGCAAGATGGGAAATATTACAGAGGCTTTGAAAATCTATACAGCTATGAATCGCAATGGCCATGACGTAGACCATTTCACATGTAACATGTTGGTTGCTTCTTTATGTGGAGCTGGAAAACTTGTAGAGGCAGAAAATTTCATGCATCACATGAGCAGGGTTGGCCTTGGTCCTAACTCCGTCACTTTTGATTGCATTATAGATGGCTACGGAAGTTTGGGTGATGGGTTAAAAGCATTTTCTATGTTTGACGAAATGATTAAAGTAGGTCATCACCCAAGTCCATTCACATATGGGAGTTTATTGAAAGGACTATGCAAGGGTGGAAATCTTGGGGAGGCaaagaattttttgaataaactCCACTTTATTCCCTCTGCTGTAGATACTGTTCTCTACAATACAATACTTGCTGAGATATGTAAACTGGGGAATTTGCAGGAGGCAGTTGTCCTGCTTGATGATATGGTCCAGAATAGTGTGATGCCTGACAGTTATACGTACACCATTCTTCTTTCTGGGCTATGCAGGAAAGGCAAATTGGTTGCTGCTATCCTGTTGTTggagaaagtgatggaaaaaGGAACTTTATGTCCAAATCTGGCGTTATATACTTGTTTGGTTGATGGCCTTTTCAAGGGCGGCCAATCAAAGGCAGCTTTGTATCTTTATGAAGAGATGGAGAACAAAGGCCTGAACCCTGATACAATTGCACTTAATGCAGTTTTAGATGGATACTCAAGGATGGGAAAACTGGTTCAGGCAAATGACGTCTTTTCTAATATGATAAGCAGAAGTTTGTGTCCTAATTTGGCTACATATAATATTCTCTTGCATGGATATTCAAAGAAACAGATTTTAATAGCATGTTCTAGATTGTATGGTCTTATGATCAGGACAGGTTTTCTACCTGACAAATTAACATGCCATTCTCTTATTCTTGGGCTTAGCGAGTCTGGTATGTTGGACATTGGTATCAAAATGTTGAAAAAGATGACAATGGAAGGTGTTAGAGCTGATCAGTGTACTTTTAACATGCTTATTACCAAGTGTTGTGAAACCGGTGATATGCAGAAAGCCTTTGATCTGGTTAATATAATGAACTATTTGGGAGTTCTTTCTGATGTAGATACTCAAAATGCCATCTTAAATGGACTGGTTAGAGCTTCATCTTTCCATGAATCCCATATTTTTCTGCATGACATGTTGGAAAAGGGTTTTACTCCTAATTGTGTGCAATATATCACACTAATTAATGGTATGTGTAGAGTGGGAGATGTACAAGGAGCATTAAAGCTAAAAGATGAGATGGAAGCACTAGGTATCTGTTCACGCGATGTTGCTGAGAGTGCTATGGTTAGAGGGCTTGCACGATGTGGGAAAATTGAGGAAGCCATGCTGCTTTTTAATTTCATGCTTCGGAGGCAACTCGTTCCAACTACTGCAACTTTTACATCTTTGATGCACGTGTTCTGCAAGGTTGCTAAGCTCACAGAGGCTCTAAAGTTGAGGGGCATCATGGAACATTGTGGTATGAAGCTTGATGTTGCTGCCTATAATGTACTCGTTTCAGGCCACTGCactaatggtgatgtggtggcTGCATTTGAACTTTATGAAGAGATGAAACAAAGAGGACTCTGGCCCAACACCACCACCTATACTGTTCTCATTGATGCCATTTCAgctgaaaataataatactgtTAAGGGTGAAATACTTTTGAAGGACTTGCAGGAAAGAGGTTGGATTTCTTGCGTTTGGGGTGGAAGCACCCAACAATTAAATGAGGGATTGAAAATCGCCAAGGAGAAAATAAGTCTgttaatgaaaaacaaaaggaagcgAAAGGAGGCCAAAAGCAAATAG
- the LOC121235855 gene encoding protein NOI4 translates to MSDKGQPLPKFGEWDVNDPASAEGFTVIFNKARDEKKTGGKPESPGNVDSQKPGVDAGKPQAKRWFCCIQDPPTHS, encoded by the exons ATGTCG GACAAGGGTCAGCCACTGCCAAAATTTGGTGAATGGGATGTCAACGATCCTGCTTCAGCTGAGGGATTTACTGTGATTTTTAATAAGGCTAGGGATGAAAAGAAGACAGGTGGCAAACCAGAGTCACCAGGGAACGTTGATTCTCAAAAGCCTGGAGTGGATGCTGGCAAGCCTCAGGCT AAAAGATGGTTTTGCTGCATTCAGGACCCACCTACACACTCCTGA